The Leadbettera azotonutricia ZAS-9 genome has a window encoding:
- a CDS encoding DHH family phosphoesterase yields the protein MKEIPAELIDFITRGNKFIIAGHLEPDGDCVGSQLALASALKRLGKKAIPCSAGPFKRTEVKPYEKFFTPSPSEADLKDARVIIADCGALERTGKLAPLLESLPLAIIDHHAGGQYAEGGQSAGPVFIDGNAPSATLLVLHLIEALGLSLAPEEAELLLFGLCTDTGFFRHVDEKGAESFEAAAAMIRAGASPKKAFQDIHGGKSLDSRILMGHILSRAESHFNGRLILSTEEYEETQRFGLEGRDSDAVYQMLQSIGGMEAIVIIRQEKPDNCTVGFRSRDKVDVAAVAKSFGGGGHKNAAGLSIAGTIDELKPRILAAFQNIL from the coding sequence ATGAAAGAAATTCCCGCTGAGCTAATCGATTTTATAACAAGAGGAAATAAATTCATAATCGCCGGGCATCTGGAGCCCGATGGCGATTGCGTGGGAAGCCAGCTAGCCCTGGCCTCAGCTTTGAAGCGGCTTGGGAAAAAGGCCATTCCCTGTTCCGCCGGGCCTTTCAAGCGCACAGAAGTCAAACCTTACGAGAAATTTTTTACCCCTTCCCCCTCTGAAGCTGATCTCAAAGATGCCAGGGTGATTATCGCTGACTGCGGCGCACTGGAACGCACCGGGAAACTGGCACCCCTGCTGGAAAGCTTGCCCCTGGCGATCATCGATCACCATGCAGGGGGGCAATACGCCGAGGGCGGGCAGAGCGCAGGACCGGTATTCATAGACGGAAATGCGCCTTCTGCCACTTTATTAGTATTGCATTTAATCGAGGCATTAGGGCTTAGCCTTGCACCGGAAGAGGCGGAACTCCTTCTCTTTGGCCTCTGCACCGATACAGGCTTTTTCCGCCATGTGGACGAAAAAGGGGCTGAAAGCTTCGAGGCTGCGGCTGCTATGATACGCGCAGGGGCAAGCCCCAAAAAAGCCTTCCAGGATATACACGGCGGCAAGAGCCTCGATTCCCGCATACTCATGGGCCATATACTCTCCAGGGCAGAATCTCATTTCAACGGAAGACTCATACTTTCAACTGAAGAATACGAAGAAACCCAGCGTTTCGGCCTGGAAGGCAGGGATTCTGACGCAGTCTACCAGATGCTCCAATCCATTGGCGGCATGGAAGCCATAGTCATCATACGCCAGGAAAAACCCGACAACTGCACTGTGGGCTTCCGTTCGAGAGACAAAGTGGATGTTGCGGCAGTGGCTAAATCTTTCGGCGGCGGCGGGCACAAAAACGCTGCGGGCCTGAGCATTGCGGGCACCATTGACGAACTGAAGCCGCGCATACTTGCGGCCTTTCAAAACATCCTATAA
- a CDS encoding 23S rRNA (adenine(2030)-N(6))-methyltransferase RlmJ, whose product MLSYRHSFHAGNAADVLKHTILIFCLDYLGQKEKPLLCVDTHGGAGSYSFANREWEAGYGALAKAGAAEALPSMARRYLEIINAGGKDYPGSPLIMARLLRHLDRLVCFELHPEDFETLKNCLDNFRHVEVRKEDGPGSLKGLLPPPSRRGLILIDPAWEELSEYEMIPQILASALKRFPEGTYLVWYPLLLHPKAAAENADSETLRENLFAIHAGRRCFVELHTSSKDHAPANSPRGMYGSGLVIINPPYTLKPALEDALPVLVQAMNAEGGWKLEWKE is encoded by the coding sequence ATGCTCAGTTACCGACATTCATTCCATGCAGGGAATGCGGCCGATGTGCTTAAGCACACGATCCTCATCTTCTGCCTCGACTACCTGGGGCAGAAGGAGAAGCCCCTGCTCTGCGTAGACACCCATGGCGGGGCAGGTTCCTACAGCTTTGCCAATCGTGAATGGGAGGCAGGGTATGGCGCCCTGGCAAAAGCCGGAGCAGCGGAAGCCCTGCCCTCCATGGCGCGGCGTTATCTGGAAATAATCAACGCCGGGGGAAAGGATTATCCGGGGTCGCCCCTTATTATGGCAAGGCTGCTCCGCCATCTGGACCGCCTGGTTTGTTTCGAGCTTCACCCCGAAGATTTTGAAACCCTGAAAAATTGTTTGGATAATTTCAGGCATGTCGAAGTCCGCAAAGAAGACGGCCCAGGAAGCCTCAAAGGTCTGTTGCCTCCGCCTTCAAGGCGGGGCCTCATCCTCATTGATCCCGCCTGGGAAGAGCTGTCCGAATACGAAATGATTCCGCAAATACTGGCAAGCGCGCTAAAACGTTTCCCGGAAGGGACTTACCTTGTATGGTATCCTCTCCTGCTCCATCCTAAAGCTGCTGCGGAAAATGCGGATTCGGAAACACTGCGCGAAAACCTCTTCGCTATCCATGCGGGAAGGCGCTGCTTCGTGGAACTCCACACATCATCCAAAGACCATGCCCCGGCAAATTCGCCCCGGGGCATGTACGGCTCAGGACTTGTGATCATCAATCCTCCCTATACGCTCAAGCCTGCATTGGAAGATGCGTTGCCTGTATTGGTACAAGCCATGAACGCCGAGGGGGGCTGGAAACTTGAATGGAAAGAATGA
- a CDS encoding histidinol-phosphatase: protein MKLACIHTHTSFCDGEGSVEDFCQAAYEKGLQSLGFSAHAPVFRKTGIKTGWNLPEENLEAYLDAVRAAKKRWEGKLPVYLGLEVDFIPGLISPGDKDYKEMGLDYTIGSVHFMIPPKGALFTVDGPIAELESGIREGFGGDTEALVNAYWDNEEALISGGGFTVLGHIDLIRKNNAKNRFFREEDAYYRRRIEKIAALAGQRRIVVEINTGGMNRKRIDSPYPSLPLLRLLKENQVPMVINADAHKPGDLDGHYKEACEAMLLAGYTETVLFSGSGVPLRTCSLCT from the coding sequence ATGAAACTCGCCTGCATTCACACCCACACCTCATTCTGCGACGGAGAAGGCAGTGTCGAAGACTTTTGCCAGGCAGCTTACGAGAAGGGCCTCCAATCCCTGGGCTTTAGCGCCCATGCGCCGGTCTTTCGAAAAACAGGCATAAAAACCGGCTGGAACCTGCCGGAAGAAAACCTTGAAGCCTACCTTGATGCAGTAAGGGCAGCCAAAAAACGCTGGGAAGGGAAGCTCCCAGTTTATCTGGGGCTTGAAGTTGATTTTATCCCTGGCCTCATATCGCCCGGGGACAAGGATTATAAGGAGATGGGCCTGGACTATACCATAGGCTCGGTTCACTTTATGATTCCCCCAAAGGGCGCCTTGTTCACCGTGGACGGGCCTATAGCGGAATTGGAATCGGGCATACGCGAAGGCTTTGGCGGGGACACCGAGGCACTGGTGAATGCCTACTGGGATAACGAGGAAGCCCTTATCTCCGGCGGCGGTTTCACCGTGCTGGGCCATATTGATCTGATAAGGAAAAATAACGCCAAAAACCGCTTCTTTCGGGAAGAGGACGCGTATTACCGGCGCAGGATTGAAAAAATCGCGGCCCTTGCAGGCCAGCGCAGGATTGTCGTCGAAATCAACACCGGCGGCATGAACCGCAAGCGTATTGATTCGCCCTATCCCAGCCTGCCTTTGCTCAGACTCTTAAAGGAAAACCAGGTACCCATGGTTATCAACGCCGACGCCCACAAGCCCGGAGACCTGGACGGCCACTACAAAGAGGCTTGCGAAGCCATGCTTCTGGCAGGCTATACCGAAACTGTGCTGTTTAGCGGTTCCGGCGTTCCTCTGCGGACTTGCAGTCTATGCACATAA
- the argF gene encoding ornithine carbamoyltransferase, protein MGTFKKSKKVKNSGGKVHLRFTGKTLALLFEKRSTRTRCAFETAFGEEGGHPVFLSTQDIQLGVKESLEDTARVLGRMFTAIQFRGFKQSAVETLAKYSGIPVFNGLTDDYHPTQVLADIQTLEENFGDSWGKKLCFVGDGRNNVARSLMVICSKLGINFSVITPGSLNPDKVLLDKCKPFAEATGAKITVTSDLAEVKGADALYTDVWASMGEEAKKEERARLLKPFQVNQALMDKTGRKDCIFLHCLPAVKGEEVTKDVIDGPQSRAWDEAENRKHTIKAIMLAAINGTAD, encoded by the coding sequence ATTGGAACTTTCAAAAAAAGTAAAAAGGTCAAAAACAGCGGGGGGAAGGTCCACCTCCGTTTTACAGGCAAGACCCTTGCCCTGCTCTTTGAAAAGCGTTCCACCAGGACCCGCTGCGCCTTTGAGACCGCCTTTGGCGAAGAAGGGGGCCACCCTGTGTTCCTCTCCACCCAGGACATACAGCTGGGGGTCAAGGAATCACTGGAAGATACTGCCCGGGTATTGGGCAGGATGTTCACCGCCATACAGTTCCGGGGCTTTAAGCAATCCGCTGTGGAAACCCTGGCCAAATATTCAGGAATCCCCGTTTTCAACGGCCTCACCGACGATTACCATCCCACCCAGGTCTTGGCCGACATCCAGACCCTGGAAGAAAACTTTGGCGATTCCTGGGGCAAAAAGCTTTGTTTTGTAGGGGATGGCAGGAACAATGTGGCCCGCTCCCTCATGGTCATCTGTTCCAAGCTGGGGATTAACTTCTCAGTCATTACCCCGGGGAGCCTCAACCCCGACAAGGTTCTTTTGGACAAATGCAAGCCCTTTGCCGAAGCCACGGGGGCAAAGATCACGGTCACTTCGGATTTGGCCGAGGTAAAGGGCGCCGACGCCCTCTACACCGATGTATGGGCCTCCATGGGCGAAGAGGCCAAGAAGGAAGAGCGGGCAAGACTCCTCAAACCTTTCCAGGTGAACCAGGCCCTGATGGACAAAACAGGCAGGAAAGACTGCATATTCCTCCACTGCCTCCCTGCGGTCAAAGGGGAAGAAGTCACAAAGGATGTCATAGATGGCCCCCAAAGCCGGGCCTGGGACGAGGCGGAGAATCGCAAGCACACCATAAAGGCCATTATGCTTGCCGCCATCAATGGAACAGCCGATTAG
- the trhA gene encoding PAQR family membrane homeostasis protein TrhA, giving the protein MNGKNEQYTMSAPKATQAIPSPLPFQTPGEEIANSILHGIGILLAIAGLVLLALRNSGRLGGRYAGAGAIACYVIFSATMISMFLASTLYHAIQHEGAKRIFQILDHSAVYLLIAGTYTPLSILGLKGVWGWTYFGIEWALAIAGIVLYAINWKFLRRAELTVYILMGWAIAIATWKLYQQLPLPSFVLLFAGGIAYTMGTFWYRRRHRRVSHVIWHIHVITGAVCHWLSLWFLS; this is encoded by the coding sequence TTGAATGGAAAGAATGAACAATACACCATGAGCGCACCAAAAGCAACACAGGCAATACCGAGCCCCCTCCCCTTTCAAACCCCGGGGGAAGAAATCGCCAATTCCATACTCCATGGAATCGGCATACTCCTGGCTATTGCGGGCCTTGTGCTTCTGGCTTTGAGAAATTCCGGCCGCCTGGGGGGACGCTATGCAGGGGCAGGCGCTATTGCCTGTTATGTCATTTTTTCCGCCACCATGATCTCCATGTTTCTGGCTTCCACCCTCTACCATGCCATACAGCACGAAGGCGCCAAACGGATCTTTCAGATACTGGACCATTCGGCAGTTTACCTCCTCATTGCAGGAACCTATACACCTCTTTCCATACTGGGGCTCAAAGGCGTCTGGGGCTGGACCTACTTCGGCATTGAATGGGCCTTGGCCATCGCGGGCATAGTCCTCTATGCAATTAATTGGAAATTCCTCCGCAGGGCAGAGCTCACTGTTTATATACTCATGGGCTGGGCTATTGCCATAGCTACATGGAAGCTCTACCAGCAGCTGCCACTCCCCAGCTTTGTGCTTCTTTTTGCAGGAGGCATAGCCTATACAATGGGAACTTTCTGGTACAGGCGGAGGCACCGCAGGGTCTCCCATGTAATCTGGCACATCCACGTAATCACCGGGGCTGTGTGTCACTGGCTTTCTTTGTGGTTTTTGAGTTAG
- a CDS encoding Gfo/Idh/MocA family protein produces MAGIPKVKVAVVGCGVISETYLTNMTKFFEILDVVGCCDIIKERVEKRANQFNIRQMTIDEILNDKSIELVLNITDPVNHHLVSSQVLNAGKNLYSEKPIDLSIEAARELVQLADKKGLLYGNAPDTFMGEAIQTARFYLDSGLIGDITSVTAVLNRDAGLLAELYPFTAGPGGGIGLDVGVYYVTAMLSILGPVKQVSGFVQTRNPERTHYLPNKENFGEKFCLQAENLVAGSFEFASGVYGSLMFNSCSIGNEKPQIVMYGTDGILYMPDPNRFGGEVKVILKGQTEPVTLQPTHTFSESHRGIGPAELAWSLRKGRKPRTSKEMAFHGLELLLGLYKSCETKQFYQMTSTFQRPNPIPRGYLGSSYGGNAESGLAV; encoded by the coding sequence ATGGCAGGAATTCCGAAAGTAAAAGTCGCAGTAGTAGGCTGCGGGGTAATTAGCGAGACCTATCTTACAAACATGACCAAGTTCTTTGAGATTCTTGATGTCGTAGGCTGCTGTGACATCATCAAGGAAAGGGTGGAAAAGCGGGCTAACCAGTTTAACATCAGGCAAATGACCATTGATGAAATCCTCAATGATAAAAGCATAGAGCTGGTGCTGAATATCACAGACCCGGTGAACCATCACCTGGTGAGTTCCCAGGTGTTGAACGCCGGAAAGAACCTCTATTCTGAAAAGCCCATTGACCTTTCCATAGAAGCTGCAAGAGAGCTGGTACAGCTGGCAGACAAGAAGGGCTTGCTTTATGGCAATGCACCTGACACCTTTATGGGGGAGGCCATCCAGACTGCCCGTTTTTACCTGGATTCAGGGCTTATCGGGGATATCACTTCCGTGACAGCGGTGCTGAACCGGGACGCAGGCCTTTTGGCTGAACTCTACCCCTTCACTGCCGGGCCGGGCGGAGGTATAGGCCTGGACGTAGGCGTGTATTATGTAACCGCCATGCTGAGCATTTTAGGGCCTGTAAAGCAGGTATCGGGCTTTGTGCAGACCCGCAACCCCGAAAGGACCCACTACCTCCCCAATAAAGAAAACTTCGGCGAGAAATTCTGTCTCCAGGCGGAAAATCTCGTGGCGGGCAGCTTTGAGTTCGCCAGTGGCGTTTATGGCTCCCTCATGTTCAATTCATGCAGCATAGGGAACGAAAAACCTCAGATTGTGATGTACGGTACCGACGGCATACTTTATATGCCCGACCCCAACCGTTTTGGCGGGGAAGTCAAGGTGATACTTAAGGGCCAGACTGAACCAGTCACCCTTCAGCCCACCCATACCTTCTCCGAGAGCCATCGAGGCATAGGCCCTGCCGAGCTTGCCTGGTCCCTGCGGAAGGGAAGGAAACCCCGTACCAGCAAGGAAATGGCCTTCCACGGCCTGGAGCTCCTCCTTGGCCTTTACAAGAGCTGCGAAACCAAACAGTTCTACCAGATGACCAGCACCTTCCAGCGGCCTAATCCCATACCCAGAGGCTACCTCGGTTCTTCTTACGGCGGAAATGCCGAATCGGGGCTGGCTGTTTAA
- a CDS encoding M24 family metallopeptidase, with amino-acid sequence MSPEELGTIQEAIRGEGLDGWLFCNFRHRDKLSDDILGLSHDTTNSRLWFYAVPANGSPLKIIHAVEPQALDVLPGTGVFYIAREDLLAALKPLSGKRWGVHSSETILALSYLDAGTAAVLERAGLKLVSAAPLIQRFRGLLGAEAIASHERAAVHLYEIVGLAWDLVKEAHKNRKPIYEGDVRSLMLSEMEKRKLFPDHPPIVAAGPNAGNPHYDFENKGALFKEDDAVQFDLWAKEELPGAVFADISWIGVFAEKASSRIEKTFIDLIAARDRAFSFIEEKLASGQRPSGAMVDKAAREMLIGKGYEKAIKHRTGHGIDTEIHGSGANMDSVEFPDSRLLLDGACFSIEPGLYFEDFGLRTEIDVYIQSGKAFISGKPHSRQSDLLLC; translated from the coding sequence ATGTCCCCTGAGGAACTGGGAACCATCCAGGAAGCTATCCGCGGCGAAGGCCTCGACGGATGGCTTTTTTGCAACTTCCGCCACAGGGATAAGCTCTCGGACGATATACTGGGGCTTTCCCATGACACTACCAACTCGCGGCTCTGGTTCTATGCTGTCCCGGCCAATGGCAGCCCTCTCAAAATAATCCATGCTGTCGAGCCTCAGGCCCTGGATGTCCTGCCCGGCACAGGGGTTTTCTACATAGCCAGGGAAGATCTCCTCGCCGCGTTAAAACCCCTCAGCGGGAAACGTTGGGGTGTGCACTCGTCGGAGACCATATTGGCTCTTTCCTATCTCGACGCAGGGACAGCGGCTGTCCTGGAAAGGGCGGGCCTTAAGCTGGTTTCAGCGGCCCCTCTCATCCAGCGCTTCCGGGGCCTTCTCGGCGCGGAAGCCATAGCTTCCCATGAGCGTGCCGCAGTTCATCTTTATGAAATCGTGGGCTTGGCCTGGGATCTGGTAAAGGAAGCCCATAAGAACAGAAAACCCATTTACGAGGGCGATGTCCGTTCCCTCATGCTCTCTGAGATGGAAAAACGGAAACTCTTCCCCGATCACCCTCCCATTGTGGCCGCAGGGCCTAATGCGGGGAATCCCCATTATGATTTTGAAAACAAAGGCGCTCTTTTTAAGGAAGATGATGCCGTACAATTTGACCTTTGGGCCAAAGAAGAACTGCCCGGGGCCGTGTTTGCCGATATATCCTGGATTGGGGTCTTTGCAGAAAAGGCTTCCTCAAGAATCGAGAAAACTTTTATCGATCTTATAGCTGCCAGGGACAGGGCATTCTCGTTCATCGAAGAAAAACTTGCCAGCGGGCAAAGACCCAGCGGGGCTATGGTAGACAAAGCTGCCAGGGAGATGCTCATCGGAAAAGGTTATGAAAAGGCTATTAAGCACAGGACAGGCCATGGCATAGATACGGAGATCCACGGGTCAGGGGCGAATATGGATTCGGTGGAATTCCCCGATTCGCGGCTTCTTTTGGACGGTGCCTGTTTCTCCATAGAGCCGGGCCTCTACTTTGAGGATTTTGGGCTTAGGACTGAAATTGACGTGTATATACAGTCCGGGAAGGCTTTTATTTCGGGTAAGCCCCATTCAAGGCAGTCCGACCTCCTCCTCTGCTAG
- a CDS encoding hybrid sensor histidine kinase/response regulator, with protein MEAKKSAGLFSRFFTESDAAMAIMDIEGFVIASNRRLETLLASLSVSALRQPLSIRDILSSKQTSLFWSSLSRIVKRETREVNFETALHPKDEEEGVFHFYNIHAWLLEKDGSAQPGLQGPFIGILIEDRTMARQEEKRLLEDKEIAEKAMEAKSQFLANMSHEIRTPIQTIIGMVELLQDTSLDHEQSEYSSQVKFSAEVLLSLINDILDFSKIEAGKMELEHIDFDLEQTIEQAVEMISMEAHRKGLSIATDVPLEACIIIRGDPNKFRQILINLAKNAVKFTKEGGVTVTAQLTELGKQEAIRVSVHDTGIGISEEARSRLFTTFMQADASNTRRFGGTGLGLAISKNLVELMGGIIEMVPGEEGGSVFRFTIPLERSDQMPPPLPVPAGGLEIPILVVDDRSRPRTITCSYLVDLGYRRIEPASSGDEALKLMREAAARGTPFKICFIDMIMPVMDGWRLAAEIHNDEKINNADLILMVPHGLLGTDTKMTLLRWFKAYISKPIKRRNLAATINTALNKNEETDEPAEMEPVSELEALPDEEAKRPPPARANENKPTVLIAEDHPVNQKLFAMIMDKLGYPSILADDGQDAMEKALANNIALIFMDIQMPRMNGYEATENLRKKGFKKPIIAVTASAFADEREHCLSIGIDDILTKPFKRPDIEKMLLKWINLRQEEPPAEADELPEGFLEEADTIHHSKKRAEIFGYIDEGLESPEAVKEIQLQPIAAGTAAVFDSAEMLDTFMGNSEMAVSLLSRFIERTGTQIDAIPALRESGDMDTARREAHTIKGAALTMGGKELGHAAARLEAAFKNKDEAEMEAGFQPLKEAFARFCKEAGDFLKKQ; from the coding sequence ATGGAAGCGAAAAAATCGGCCGGGCTCTTTTCCCGGTTTTTTACAGAATCAGACGCAGCAATGGCGATCATGGACATCGAAGGTTTTGTCATCGCCTCGAACCGGCGCCTTGAAACCCTCCTGGCATCCCTTTCAGTTTCCGCTTTACGCCAGCCTCTTTCCATTCGCGATATCCTGAGTTCCAAACAGACCTCGCTATTCTGGTCTTCCCTTTCCCGCATCGTTAAGCGCGAAACCAGGGAAGTCAATTTTGAGACGGCCCTCCATCCAAAGGATGAAGAAGAAGGGGTATTTCATTTTTACAATATCCATGCATGGCTTCTTGAAAAGGACGGGAGCGCCCAGCCCGGGCTGCAGGGGCCTTTCATAGGCATATTGATAGAAGACAGAACCATGGCCCGCCAGGAAGAGAAGCGCCTCCTTGAAGACAAGGAAATCGCCGAAAAAGCCATGGAAGCCAAAAGCCAGTTCCTTGCCAACATGAGCCACGAAATCCGCACCCCCATTCAAACCATTATCGGAATGGTAGAACTGCTCCAGGATACTTCCCTGGATCATGAGCAGTCCGAATACTCAAGCCAGGTTAAATTTTCTGCCGAGGTTCTCCTCTCCCTCATCAACGACATTCTGGACTTTTCAAAAATCGAAGCGGGCAAGATGGAGCTTGAGCATATAGATTTCGATCTGGAACAGACCATTGAGCAGGCAGTGGAGATGATCTCCATGGAAGCCCATAGAAAGGGCTTGAGCATTGCTACCGATGTGCCCCTGGAAGCCTGCATCATAATCCGGGGGGATCCCAACAAGTTTCGCCAGATCCTCATCAATCTCGCCAAGAACGCAGTGAAGTTCACCAAAGAGGGGGGCGTTACCGTTACAGCGCAGCTCACAGAGCTTGGGAAGCAGGAAGCGATCAGGGTGTCGGTACACGATACGGGCATAGGCATCAGCGAAGAAGCCAGGAGCCGGCTCTTTACTACCTTCATGCAGGCTGATGCTTCCAACACCCGTCGTTTCGGCGGTACCGGCCTGGGGCTTGCCATTTCGAAAAACCTGGTGGAACTCATGGGGGGCATTATAGAAATGGTTCCCGGCGAAGAGGGGGGGTCGGTTTTCCGTTTTACCATACCCCTGGAACGTTCTGATCAAATGCCCCCTCCCCTGCCTGTCCCCGCAGGGGGCCTTGAAATCCCCATACTGGTAGTGGATGACCGCTCAAGGCCCCGGACCATTACCTGTTCTTATCTTGTGGATCTTGGATATCGCCGTATTGAACCCGCCTCTTCGGGCGACGAAGCCCTAAAACTCATGCGGGAAGCGGCAGCCCGGGGCACGCCTTTCAAAATCTGTTTTATAGACATGATCATGCCCGTCATGGACGGCTGGCGCTTGGCAGCGGAAATTCACAACGACGAAAAAATCAACAATGCGGATCTTATACTCATGGTACCCCACGGACTGCTGGGAACCGATACCAAGATGACCCTCCTCCGGTGGTTCAAAGCTTATATCTCCAAGCCCATAAAGCGCAGGAACCTGGCGGCCACCATCAACACTGCCCTGAATAAAAACGAAGAAACCGATGAACCGGCAGAAATGGAACCTGTGTCCGAACTTGAAGCCCTCCCGGATGAAGAAGCCAAAAGGCCGCCCCCGGCACGTGCCAACGAAAACAAACCCACAGTGCTTATTGCGGAGGATCATCCTGTAAACCAGAAACTCTTTGCCATGATCATGGACAAGCTCGGCTATCCTTCCATACTGGCGGACGATGGCCAGGACGCCATGGAAAAAGCCCTGGCAAACAACATTGCACTTATCTTTATGGATATACAGATGCCCCGCATGAACGGCTACGAAGCCACGGAAAACCTCCGCAAAAAAGGTTTCAAAAAACCCATCATCGCCGTGACTGCCAGCGCCTTTGCGGACGAGCGGGAACACTGCCTCAGCATAGGCATAGACGACATACTCACCAAACCTTTTAAGCGGCCCGACATCGAAAAGATGCTCCTCAAGTGGATCAATCTGCGGCAGGAAGAACCCCCGGCCGAAGCGGACGAGCTGCCCGAGGGATTCCTGGAAGAAGCCGATACCATACACCATTCAAAAAAAAGGGCCGAGATATTTGGATATATTGACGAGGGCTTGGAATCTCCTGAGGCGGTTAAGGAAATTCAGCTGCAGCCAATTGCAGCAGGCACTGCGGCCGTGTTCGATTCGGCGGAGATGCTTGATACTTTCATGGGCAACTCTGAAATGGCCGTCTCCCTCCTTTCGCGTTTTATAGAAAGAACAGGAACCCAGATAGACGCCATCCCGGCACTCAGGGAATCGGGGGATATGGACACTGCGAGACGGGAAGCCCACACCATTAAAGGCGCGGCTCTCACCATGGGGGGCAAAGAATTGGGCCATGCGGCAGCCCGCCTTGAGGCTGCCTTTAAGAACAAGGATGAGGCTGAGATGGAAGCGGGCTTCCAGCCTCTCAAGGAAGCCTTTGCCCGCTTCTGCAAAGAAGCCGGGGACTTCCTGAAAAAACAATGA
- a CDS encoding TraR/DksA family transcriptional regulator — protein MEQDFVDKMKESLIKLKTEIISNLVANNKDFKEIVEGMDPKDLADIASDDIDRKMIEAIGSQDIKRLKLIDAALTRIEQGKYGLCMKCGKKIPQPRLEAIPYALMCIDCKSAEERRNR, from the coding sequence ATGGAACAAGATTTTGTAGATAAGATGAAGGAATCCCTGATAAAACTAAAAACAGAGATTATTTCCAACCTTGTAGCTAACAACAAAGATTTCAAAGAAATTGTGGAAGGCATGGACCCCAAGGATTTGGCTGACATAGCTTCTGACGATATCGATCGCAAGATGATAGAGGCCATTGGCTCCCAAGACATCAAAAGGCTCAAGCTCATTGATGCGGCATTGACCCGCATTGAACAGGGCAAGTACGGCCTCTGCATGAAGTGCGGCAAAAAGATCCCCCAGCCTCGGCTCGAAGCCATCCCTTATGCCCTTATGTGCATAGACTGCAAGTCCGCAGAGGAACGCCGGAACCGCTAA